TGGTAAATTATGCCTTAATAACCctacaaatattttcccagccgtATAATTTAAGCTCAtgtgtctataatttccagacaatgattttaaaccattttgaatataggaattacatctgccttcctctaatCCCCCAGtttctgaaagaaaataatctttagcaattaaaaataaaggttCACTTATTCCCACagttagggacactatagtcacctgagcaactttagcttaatgaagcagttttggtgtatagaacatgcccctgcagcctcactgctcaatcctctgccatttaggagttaaatccctttgtttatgaaccctagtcacacctccctgcatgtgacttgcacagccttccataaacacttcctgtaaagagagccctatttaggctttccttattgcaagttctgtttaattacgattttcttatcccctgctatgttaatagcttgctagaccctgcaagagcctcctgtgtgtgattaaagttcaatttagagattaagatacaattatttaaggtaaattacatctgtttaaaagtgaaacctgtttttttttcatgcaggctctgtcaatcatagccaggggagatgtggctagggctgcataaacagaaacaaagtgatttaactcataaatggcagtgaattgagcagtgaaattgcaggggaatgatctatacactaaaactgctttatttagctaaagtaatttaggtgactatagtgttcctttaattacttgTGAGTGAATGCCATTTGGCCCTatggctttgtttacattaactttctttagttgctgtagcACATGTTTTAGAGTGCTGGTTGAGGTTGGGAGAGAGGTGACCTGTATGGGGAGTTTAGTGTTACAGTTTTAGAGTGCTGGTTGAGGTTAGGAGGGAGGTGACCTGTATGGggatttgtgttccagttttagAGTGCTGGTTGAGGTTAGGAGGTTGGTGAACTGTATGGGcatttgtgttccagttttagAGTGCTGGCTGAGGTTAGGAGGTTGGTGACCTGTATGGggatttgtgttccagttttagAGTGCTGGCTGAGGTTAGGAGAGAGGTGACCTATATGGGGATTTGTATTCTGGTTTTAGAGTGCTGGTTTAGGTTAGGAGAAAGGTGAGCTATATGGGGATTTTAGTGTTCCAGTTTTAGAGTGCTAGCTTAGGTTAGGAGAAAGGTGAGCTATATGGggatttgtgttccagttttagAGTGCTGGCTGAGGTTAGGAGAGAGTTGAGCTATATGGGAATTTTAGTGTTCCAGTTTTAGAGTGCTGGTTGAGGTTAGGAGGTTGGTGACCTGTATGGggatttgtgttccagttttagAGTGCTGGTTGAGGTTAGGAGAGAGGTGAGCTATATGGGAATTTTAGTGTTCCAGTTTTAGAGTGCTGGTTGAGGTTAGGAGAGAGGTGAGCTATATGGGGATTTGTGTTCAAGTTTTAGAGTGCTGGTTTAGGTTAGGAGAAAGGTGAGCTATATGGGGATTTTAGTGTTCCAGTTTTAGAGTGCTGGTTGAGGTTAGGAGAGAGGTGAGCTATATGGGGATTTTAGTGTTCCAGTTTTAGAGTGCTGGTTGAGGTTAGGAGAGAGGTGAGCTATATGGGGATTTTAGTGTTCCAGTTTTAGAGTGCTGGCTGAGGTTAGGAGGTTGGTGACCTATATGGggatttgtgttccagttttagAGTGCTGGTTGAGGTTAGGAGAGAGGTGAGCTATATGGGAATTTTAGTGTTCCAGTTTTAGAGTGCTGGTTGAGGTTAGGAGAGAGGTGAGCTATATGGGGATTTTAGTGTTCCAGTTTTAGAGTGGTGGCTGAGGTTAGGAGAGAGGTGAGCTATATGGGAATTTTAGTGTTCCAGTTTTAGAGTGCTGGTTGAGGTTAGGAGAGAGGTGAGCTATATGGGGATTTTAGTGTTCCAGTTTTAGAGTGCTGGCTGAGGTTAGGAGAGAGGTGAGCTATATGGGGATTTTAGTGTTCCAGTTTTAGAGTGCTGGCTGAGGTTAGGAGAAAGGTGAGCTATATGGGGATTTTAGTGTTCCAGTTTTAGAGTGCTGGCTGAGGTTAGGAGAAAGGTGAGCTATATGGGGATTTTAGTGTTCCAGTTTTAGAGTGCTGGCTGAGGTTAGGAGAGAGGTGAGCTATATGGGAATTTTAGTGTTCCAGTTTTAGAGTGCTGGCTGAGGTTAGGAGGTTGGTGACCTATATGGggatttgtgttccagttttagAGTGCTGGCTGAGGTTAGGAGAGAGGTGAGCTATATGGGGATTTTAGTGTTCCAGTTTTAGAGTGCTGGCTGAGGTTAGGAGAAAGGTGAGCTATATGGGGATTTTAGTGTTCCAGTTTTAGAGTGCTGGCTGAGGTTAGGAGGTTGGTGACCTATATGGGGGTTTGTGTTCCAGTTTTAGAGTGCTGGTTTAGGTTAGGAGAAAGGTGAGCTATATGGggatttgtgttccagttttagAGTGCTGGTTGAGGTTAGGAGAGAGGTGACCTATATGGGGATTTTAGTGTTCCAGTTTTAGAGTGCTGGTTGAGGTTAGGAGAGAGGTGAGCTATATGGGGATTTTAGTGTTCCAGTTTTAGAGTGGTGGTTGAGGTTAGGAGAGAGGTGACCTGTATAAGAAATGATTCTagttataggaagtggaatgtcttCTGATGGGATGTTATAATAGAAATTGCTCTTGTCTCCGCCTAGGGGCTGCTTACTGTCATTTCATGGATATGCTATTCCCAGGATGTATACAATTAAAGAAAGTGAAGTTTCAAGCCAAACTAGAACACGAATATATCCACAACTTTAAAGTCTTACAAGGGGCCTTCAAAAAGATGAGCGTGGACAAagtaggtgctgtgtgtattaCCTGTGTGTACTTTATCTTTCTGTGTCTTTACATCAGAATAATCTTTACTACAGCTTTCACGCCATTTGTATCCCCTTTATAAATAAATGAGAGTAATACAGTGGGTGATTTTCTGCATTGTGTCTATTGCGTGTGTGCTTAATTAAGTGTAATGTATATGTTTCATAGAGCATGTAGAGAGGACCTTTTCGTACCTTCCTTCTGCCTCCCTCATCTCAAATTCTGCCTTCTACCATACTCTGATTTCTGTCTCCACTTCTCTCCTACCTATGCTGACTGCTGCCTCCACTTTCCTCCTACCCAGACTGCTGTCTCCACTTTCCTCCTACCCAGACTGCTGTTTCCACTTTCCTCCTACCCAGACTGCTGTTTCCACTTTCCTCCTACCCAGACTGCTGTTTCCACTTTCCTCCTACCCAGACTGCTGTCTCCACTTTCCTCCTACCCAGACTGCTGTCTCCACTTTCCTCCTACCCAGACTGCTGTCTCCACTTTCCTCCTACCCAGACTGCTGTCTCCACTTTCCTCCTACCCAGACTGCTGTCTCCACTTTCCTCCTACCCAGACTGCTGTCTCCACTTTCCTCCTACCCAGACTGCTGTCTCCACTTTCCTCCTACCCAGACTGCTGTCTCCACTTTCCTCCTACCCAGACTGCTGTCTCCACTTTCCTCCTACCCAGACTGCTGTCTCCACTTTCCTCCTACCCAGACTGCTGTCTCCACTTTCCTCCTACCCAGACTGCTGTCTCCACTTTCCTCCTACCCAGACTGCTGTCTCCACTTTCCTCCTACCCAGACTGCTGTCTCCACTTTCCTCCTACCCAGACTGCTGTCTCCACTTTCCTCCTACCCAGACTGCTGTCTCCACTTTCCTCCTACCCAGACTGCTGTCTCCACTTTCCTCCTACCCAGACTGCTGTCTCCACTTTCCTCCTACCCAGACTGCTGTCTCCACTTTCCTCCTACCCAGACTGCTGTCTCCACTTTCCTCCTACCCAGACTGCTGTCTCCACTTTCCTCCTACCCAGACTGCTGTCTCCACTTTCCTCCTACGCTGACTGCTGTCTCCCCTTTCCTAATGTGCCATCGAATCTAGTGCGCCATTAAATCTAATGTGCCATCGAACCTAATAGATATGCGCACTATCCATATATAATCACACACAAACtgtccatgtatatatatatatatatataatcacacacacaaactgtccatatctgtagcggagagctgatttcccacagcttaactccactggTATATTAGAATAATGCAAGTAATAAATCCAAGAGAGTATCCACCacaatcagcaataaaatccaatagtatcccatcacctttcccaatcactggacgacacacagtatcaggagttgaactgaagtttaatggcaacattcctgcttttatgggattctcccatgcaagggagggattcaccacaattagtacagtaaccaatcacatagacgttacctcccacacatctcttccccttagcttaacagttaaagggacactccaggcacccagaccacttctgcccattggagtggtctgggtgccaactcccactactcctaaccctgcaactgtaattattgcagttttttataaactgcaataattaccttccagggttaactccacctctagtggctgtctaatagacagccactagaggtcacgtcctggattatagcaaggattttccttcagtaactggggattggtgggtgggagggagagggaccctccagtgccaggaaaacgtattgttttcctggcactggagtttccctttaacataattataaagtacatacttttccccaattcctggatgtaccccaaatatggtaGGCACACCTTTAATATGGtacccccctggtagccctgatctgggtgaggaacatatccaaaaatcacccaaatcacccagatcagaccaggggttcgggagttatgagaaggcaaagatttgaccgaccgcatgggtaaagtagccAAAAATAGTGAGATCTGACCCTGACCCTGTTCGTGCATCAAAAGTCCCGAATGGCTATGCCATCCATGGTTGAGTTGGtagtcggatgaatcccctagttcgtgggattcatcctaccgaacgacgggGCCGTTCGTGTGTTTCAATCGGCACTTTCTGaagtcctggaggtcttagcggtgttcggttagtcgagtgtccgttttgagttccagacactcgacgaccaaacaccgctgttcgcgggtttaagatggctgccaccacgtgttcggctgccgccaattgttcggctgccgaaatggtGTCCACCTAGGGAATACAACAGAGTGTTCGTGCGTTTAAACCAAGGGAATGGAACGATCatacagggaggtaaattacagcCACACTTCACAccagggtggtccggttgttcggtactttggtTCGTATGGTGAATAGCCGTTCACATGCAGACTTGTACATCTTTTTACCGAACAAAGCATGGCCACATATGGTTGTACAGGAAAAACTCTTAGGTTCCAACAATAAAAGGGAATATATTGGACAGCCAAAGGGGTTCTGCtacaatatctatatatatatacatacatacactcacacacaaactgtccatatctatatatatatataatcacacaAACTGTGTCTCTTGCAGATAATCCCAGTGGAACGATTGGTGAAAGGAAAGTTCCAGGATAACTTTGAGTTTGTCCAGTGGTTTAAAAAATTCTTTGATGCCAATTATGATGGGAAAGAATATGATCCAATGTTGGCCAGACAAGGACAGGATGTGGCACCTATGCCAAACCCAGGAGAACATAAAATCAAGAAGCCAATTGGCACTGCAGGTacataaatacaatacaataaaacaagcggAACAAATGGCGCTATCAAtaaagttataaaataaaaatacaaaaaaggagaGCAGCACCTAAACAAACAGTGTATTAGCCCCCAAAAACTCCTAAAACCACAAAAAACAGACAATAGATGCGCTATGATCTAAAGTACAATATTGTTCAAACAACACAAAGTGCAAATCCCAGTGCAATGGTATAAAGTGCTTAATGTGACAAGACACTTATACACATTTATAACAATCTGTGTCACCAATGACATAAGGTGATAATGTACAGCAATCTGTGTGAGTAATTCACTCTAAAGGGCACTAAAAACGTGTAAGCTAAAAAACACTTATGTGATATTGtgcaaaaaatatgtataaaacaaCTTACACTAGCAGCAAATTCTCAGGTAAATTTCCAATAATAGAagcatagaaaacagaaaatatatatagtgtgaaACTGTAAAATACAGAGAACATAAAAGTGTAGGTGAGGTAGGTAATCAACTCACAGACATAGAGCAAatgagtctgctctaactttCACAGCCTTAGTAAATGGACTTTCACTCCAGCCAGTGGTATAAAATGAACAGCCTTTATTTCAATATGGATAAAACACCAAAGCTTCCAATATTACCCTGTTCCCTTGTAGCAAAAcgacggtcctgctgctgggtacATGCAGTAGCCGGCCGGCCAAAGTGTCCTGCAATTTACTGTTGCAGCTCCGTTTTTCGATCGAGCTACTCCGGGAGGCGGGGTCAAGCGTGATGATGtcagatgacgcgtttcgccgaatcaCACGGCTTCCTCAGATCTGCCGTTCTCCCTCCACGCAGTCCCTTATAAGTCCGCCCAGATGGgcataatatgtaaataaaaggtTCTCACTGGCTGACTTCAAAGTCCATCAATCCTTATGATATTTTCGGCTCtctcatatttaaagtgcaaacaCCTTTTAGTATAACATCAACTATTGCTTAAATAAACCTAGAGTTACCATTCCTTAGAGACATCGCACATCCTGCCATATATTAATACATGTTAACCTTATGGgagatattttatttaaaacataaacaCCAATTTATTCCAAGTAACCAACTAAAGTTACATACCCCTtactaaatagtaaaaaaaaacagtaagattaaaagggacagctcattattTACAAGACTGATATCaaatacaaacaacaaaaaacctgCTTAGAGAAGGGAAAGAAGagtaaaaatcaaaaaattaattaaagtgaaaaatttaaaaattaacaaTAGCATCATACAGGtatcaaaaatgtatataattttttttaataaaaaaatatataaaaaaaaaaattatatacattttgATACCTGTATGATGCTAttgttaatttttaaatttttcactttaattaattttttgatttttactCTTCTTTCCCTTCTCTAAGcaggttttttgttgtttgtatttGATATCAGTCTATCTTAGGGGGGGGATCAGCTGGACTGCCCAAGTAACCGAGTGCCCACGGCACCAAGGATCTACCCACCGACGGACTGGAGTCTGCCCAGGGTGGGGGCACAAGAGGGTGACCCATTGCGGAGATGCCCGCGGGTGTGAATGGCCCATCTTAACTGGACAACATAAAGGACTCatcctgctgaaagctcagatgctgaggacaacactgctcctgtcttatttaaagttttattattattttttctttcataaGCATTCATTAATTGACATAACCAATTGTAGACGACTGTTATGGATCACTGAAATTAATATATGCGTTAGTCGTGTTTAACCTGTTTTTGATCATTTTAAATATAACGTTTTGAGACTGACATACATGGTGACATAATTTGACTAAAATGTGTGCTGTAGGCTTATGTTATTTTCTGCTATGTATTTAAATAATACGCTATACCATGAAACTGTAAAGCTACATATTATCCTTGATGCACATATTTGCCTTCCCTGATGTATGTAAAAATTACGCAAAAAGTGCACTGTTCCTCATGGCACATACCTGCTAAACTTCTACTCAATATTAAGCTTATGtttctttactttttttattctcacGCTAAACTTGTTAGCAATACTATGAAACGTCTAattaactaaaaaatgtgcaagttatttTTATGCCACAACTATGTCTATCACTCTATGAACACCGTGCTTGTTtgagctgttgtggctatacaaGCAATGTTGTAATCTCCTATGcacaacgaaaataaagaattaaaaaaaaaaaataaatatataaaaaaaatatactataaaaagttaaaaagatcaaattctatGTTTAGACCTCCAAAGTATCAAGTTTATacacccacttcatctcctcttttcctatattatttatatgattgcCACCTCGCCACGTTTTGTTCGCTATTTTAATCCCTAAAAAAAACAGACCCTTGGGGTCCTGGTTATGATACTTTTTGAAGTGGGCTGAAACGCTGTGGTTCTCATAACCTTTAAGGATGTTATTTACATGTTCATAGATTCTCTTGTGCAAAGGTTGAATTGTACGGCCTACATATTGCAGCCCACAGGgacaaattaaaagataaatacaaTTTTTACTAAAACAAGTCATAAAATCTTTTATATAAAAATCCTTGTCTACGTATTTTGTCCTAAACTTATTTATTCCCTTaaggcatttatttttatttaggaaGGGTGTAGAAAGTAGGCACTCTGACACTTTGTCATCACTTAGTCGTTTAAAACATTCTTTAAGATAGTCATTAGTGTCTTGTATAACTATACTAGCCCCTTTATAAATTCATATTACAGCAATACCCCAGAGTGCCTACTTTCTACAGCCTTCCTAAGATTCACAAGGATGCAAAACATCCCCCGGTAGACCTATCGTTTCGGGGATAGACTCAGTGTCTGCGAATCTCTCCAAATACGTAGACATTTGGTTACAGGATCTAGTAAAAACCATGCCTTCGTATGTCAaagacactgtattttatttttagccaCCACTGTATACTGTTGCAGGACACTTTGGCTGGCCGGCTACTGCATgtacccagcagcaggaccgtctTTTTGCTACAAGGGAACAGGGTGATATTTGAAGCTTTGGTGTTTTATCCATGTTGAAATAAAGGCTGTTCATTTTATACCACAGGCTGGAGTGAAAGTCCATTTACTAAGGCTGTGaaagttagagcagactcatTTGCTCTATGTCTGTGAGTTGATTACCTACCTCACCTACACTTTTATGTTCTCTGTATTTTACAGTttcacactatatatattttctgttttctatgctTCTATTATTGGAAATTTACCTGAGAATTTGCTGCTAGTGTAAGttgttttatacatattttttgcaCGATATCACTTTAAGTGTTTTTTAGCTTACACGTTTTTAGTGCCCTTTAGAGTGAGTTACTCACACAGATTGCTGTACATTATCACCTTATGTCATTGGTGACACAGATTGTTATAAATGTGTATAAGTGTCTTGTCACATTAAGCACTTTATACCATTGCACTGGGATTTGCACTTTGTGTTGTTTGAACAATATTGTACTTTAGATCATAGCGCACCTATTGTCTGTTTTTTACTGCAGGTACATAGGTACAACCCTTGGTGGGCTATTCCTCAACTGGTTTATACTTTTAATTGAGACAATTTGAAAATGTCCCATCAGTCATCAGAGCCATTATTTATTTACCTGTGAGGGTCTCTGTGTTACAGTATGGTAAGGCCCTTGGCATTGTGGGTAATTGTGTACTCTGGCTGATTCCTATTATAATTACCTCTAATGACCGGAAACATACTGTATTCCAGGGTTGGTCACCATCTGCTGTccgtgaactacaattcccatcacCCTCAGCAAGGTTCATGTAATGGGTCTTTGATTATTGAGTCCAGATTTGTTCAGTCTGTTTGCTATACTTCTAATTCGCAGTGTCTCACTGTTTACCCCTTGCGTGTATATGCAGGTAAAGCACATCATTGCTATAACTTCATTCCTTGTTTCTCCAGTCCCACAGAGAACGTCCCCCACAGCTCCCAAAATCATGCAGCCCATTGTCAGAGTGCACAACGCAGCACCCCCAGTCAGAAAAAATATGCAGATCACCAGAAATGGGGGCCACGAGATGGACACGCAGATAATGGAGCTCAACCAACAGGTGAGAGCTGGATGCCTTACTGTATGGGAACCCAGGAATAGTCTCCACAGCCCCTAATCTACAAATCCCACTACactagcattttataatatataatatgtccTGGCCACTCGTTATATTACACAGGGAAGGAAAATACACATAGGGCATGTGGGGAATGGTTGTTTAATACAGTCTGTGTATAAATGGGGGCTCATCGTACAGACTGTGTATAAATGGGGGCTCATCGTACAGACTGTGTATAAATAGTGTCTCATCGTACAGACTGTGTATAAATGGGGGCTCATCGTGCAGACTGTGTATAAATGGGGTCACATTGTGCAGACTGTATAAATAGGGTCTCATCGTACAGACTGTGAATAAATGGGGGCTTATCGTACAGACTGTGTATAAATAGGGGCTCCTCGTGCAGACTGTGTATAAATAGGGGCTCATCGTACAGACTGTAAATAAATGGGGGCTCATCGTACAGACTGTAAATAAATGGGGGCTTATCGTACAGACTGTGTATGAATGGGGGCTCATCGTACAGACTGTGTATGAATGGGGGCTCATCGTACAGACTGTGTATAAATGGCGGCTCATCGTACAGACTGTGTATAAATGGGGTCACATCGTGCATACTGTGTATAAATAGGGGCTCATCGTACAGACTGTATAAATAGGGGCTCATCGTACAGACTGTGAATAAATGGGGGCTTATCGTACAGACTGTGTATGAATGGGGCTCATCGTACAGTCTGTGTATAAATGGGGGCTCATCTTACAGTCTGTGTATAAATGGAGGCTCATTATACAGACTGTGTATAAATGGGGGCTCATCATACAGACTGTGTATAAATGGGGTCTTATCGTTCAGACTGTATAAATGGGGGCTCATCATACAGACTGTGTTTAAATTGGGGTTTATCGTACAGACTGTGTGTAAATGGGGTCTCATCATACAGACTGTGTATAAATGGGGGCTTATCGTACAGACTGTATATAAATGGGGGCTCATCGTACAAACTGTGTATAAATGGGGGCTTatcgtgcagattgtgtataaatgGGGTCACATCGTGCAGACTGCGTATAAATGGGGGCTCATCATACAGACTGTATAAATGGGGGCTCATCGTACAGACTGTATAAATGGGGGCTTatcgtgcagattgtgtataaatgGGGTCACATTGTGCAGACTGTATAAATGGGGGCTCATCGTACAGACTGTAAATAAATGGGGGCTTATCGTACAGACTGTGTATAAATGGGGGCTCATCGTGCAGACTGTATATAAATGGGggtttgtgacgaagtgcccttcgccacttgtgcctggaggggactactggctagcctcctgccttccgactatggcccctgtgctgatagctgtattttaccctgcagaaaggtttatttgtgtatttctaccGGGGCGTTCGgtactttcagtatgtgagtagtgctaccccagatagctatgccatggagcctatttgtgtaatgagagactatggaaaagactttggctccatggcgattgcactgtatgtaggtgatctgagcgccattcagtaataatgtgcgctcagatctaagctatctggggatatgttgcatgtatatggtttatgtagtaattgtaacattgtgtaattttatgtctttttgtaaccatgtggttaatggagtcttgcctctgccctgggagataatttgattacttcccaattatctccaggatagagaggagggattgtgatgtcactgtgggggtgttttgtttgtattttctgtgattggctaatatccaatatgtgtcccattgttccatcagatCCCCTAGGGGAgtatccacctggtggacacttgcataaataccgggcaggtagccctcaataaaccagacctatttgcacctttcttgaagccttggctcatgcttgggggatgggataactacactctggggattgctataatcacatactccccagagtcagctcttgcaagagcttgttttgttcctggttcctgctctctggatttcggagaggttcacccactggaagctggatcctcggcaagcgctaggagcaccgattggcggaggtactcggtcggagtgccagcggtccgtcacagggCTTATCgtacagagtgtgtataaatGGGAGCTTATCGTGCAGACTATATAAATGGGGGCTTATCGTGCAGGCTATATAAATGGGGGCTTATCGTACAGACTGTGTATAAATGGGGGCTTATCGTACAGACTGTGTATAAATGGGGGCTCATTATACAGACTGTGTATAAATGGGGGCTCATCGTACAGACTGTGTATAATTGGGGGCTCATTATACAGACTGTGTTTAAATGGGGGCTCAGCGTACAGACTGTGTATAAATGGGGGCTCATAATACAGACTGTGTATAAATGGGGGCTCATCGTAGAGACTGTGTATAAATGGGGGCTCATTATACAGACTGTGTTTAAATGGGGGCTCAGCGTACAGACTGTGTATAAATGGGGGCTCATAATACAGACTGTGTATAAATGGGGGCTCATCGTAGAGACTGTGTATAAATGGGGGCTCATCGTAGAGACTGTGTATAAATGGGGTCACATCGTACAGACTGTGTATAAATGGGGGCTTatcgtgcagattgtgtataaatgGGGTCACATCGTGCAGACTGTGTATAAATGGGGGCTCATCGTACAGACTGTGTATTAATTGGGGCTCATCATGATGATTGTGCATAAATGGGGGCTTATCGTGCAGACTGTATAAATGGGGGCTCATCATACAGACTGTGTATAAATGGGGTCTTATCATACAGACTGTGTCTAAATGGGGACTCATCGTTCAGACTGTATAAATGGGGGCTCATCATACAGACTGAGTATAAATGGGGGCTTATCATACAGACTGTGTGTAAATGGGGGCTCATTATACAGACTGTGTATAAATAGGGGCTCATCGTACAGATTGTATAGTAATGGGGACTCATCGTACAGACTGTATATTAATGGGGGCTTATCATACAGACTGTATATAAATGGGGTCACATCGTGCAGACTGTATAAATAGGGGCTCATCGTACAGACGGAATAAATGGGGGC
This region of Pelobates fuscus isolate aPelFus1 chromosome 2, aPelFus1.pri, whole genome shotgun sequence genomic DNA includes:
- the MAPRE3 gene encoding microtubule-associated protein RP/EB family member 3 isoform X1, with the translated sequence MSVRYVNKAPPARVHCEWIEAEEQCWGMAVNVHSTSVSSENLSRHDFLAWVNDSLQLNYSKIEQMCSGAAYCHFMDMLFPGCIQLKKVKFQAKLEHEYIHNFKVLQGAFKKMSVDKIIPVERLVKGKFQDNFEFVQWFKKFFDANYDGKEYDPMLARQGQDVAPMPNPGEHKIKKPIGTAVPQRTSPTAPKIMQPIVRVHNAAPPVRKNMQITRNGGHEMDTQIMELNQQLMEMKLTVDGLEKERDFYFSKLRDIELICQEHESENAAVLSKIIDILYATEEGFAPPEDDENDEIQPEDQDEY
- the MAPRE3 gene encoding microtubule-associated protein RP/EB family member 3 isoform X2, giving the protein MAVNVHSTSVSSENLSRHDFLAWVNDSLQLNYSKIEQMCSGAAYCHFMDMLFPGCIQLKKVKFQAKLEHEYIHNFKVLQGAFKKMSVDKIIPVERLVKGKFQDNFEFVQWFKKFFDANYDGKEYDPMLARQGQDVAPMPNPGEHKIKKPIGTAVPQRTSPTAPKIMQPIVRVHNAAPPVRKNMQITRNGGHEMDTQIMELNQQLMEMKLTVDGLEKERDFYFSKLRDIELICQEHESENAAVLSKIIDILYATEEGFAPPEDDENDEIQPEDQDEY